One Plasmodium brasilianum strain Bolivian I chromosome Unknown PB_00_18, whole genome shotgun sequence genomic region harbors:
- a CDS encoding PIR protein, with the protein MEEIDYDKILQKLPSHKIYDAFNKEVTDTQYNSLCNIFNSVKDDYKNKTIDLCKKFARNLENLSKISTSGNKYDSCSHYVYWVYEEIRKLFKKEASTDDVKTIIKNFNKLNTFLISKYAVFNCNYYFFYNDLLELDNKREEKYLHDYFKNYSSIKSSANCKSVGIDDYKKYLNVVRDVYKRKKNNCCFNGISLCQSYFLNCSDNLDPSKLIYTLESTSADCKKLENISNTETEKEKLDSREFEEFLKSINFTSCPGLVSDEPSTSTRISTSGNGISSESNIKTHSCSLLGANIKPYITVTADIGKEKLEQSEGISSRGHISTLGGDLANTDSGTRSNEEFSSNSERNINVFPGKNGKNVDLRWKLDEKGKLRCPSDKPGEDKTGLCMYVEKLVNQDILVRLEESGGYRLNKGKKWPAQSLKIVLKNDKIGQLAIINSQELRNPKHLQALKAHQAVTTNIKNPNYHALPRNYSESIILQNAFVRASIVASLFTPFGSYVGKIKKKKNRHRYNLAALHTQGLSKRFIKRTYRHSNRRRFSVVYIEE; encoded by the exons atggaagaaatcgattat gataaaattttacaaaagtTACCTTCACATAAGATATATGATGCTTTCAATAAAGAGGTCACTGATACTCAATATAACAGcctttgtaatatatttaattctgTAAAAGAtgattacaaaaataaaactattgatctttgtaaaaaatttgcaagaaatttagaaaatttatCTAAAATAAGTACATCAGGGAACAAGTACGATAGTTGTTCTCATTATGTGTACTGGGTTTATGAAGAAATCAGGAAATTGTTTAAGAAAGAAGCATCAACTGATGATGTCAAaactattattaaaaattttaataaattaaacacTTTTCTTATTAGTAAATACGCAGTATTtaattgtaattattattttttttataatgacTTGTTAGAATTGGATAACAAAAGAGAAGAGAAATATTTACatgattattttaaaaattatagtagTATTAAAAGTAGTGCTAACTGTAAAAGCGTTGGAATTGatgattataaaaagtaCCTTAATGTTGTCAGAGatgtttataaaagaaagaagaataATTGTTGTTTTAATGGAATTTCGTTGTGTCAAAGTTATTTCTTGAATTGTAGTGATAATCTGGATCCAAGTAAACTCATATATACGTTAGAATCTACAAGCGCTGATTGTAAAAAACtagaaaatatatctaatactgaaacagaaaaagaaaaattagatTCTAGGGAATTCGAGGAATTTTTGAAGtcaattaattttacttcATGTCCTGGTCTAGTTAGTGACGAGCCTTCAACATCTACTAGAATATCTACTTCAGGTAATGGTATATCTTCAGAGAGTAATATTAAAACGCATTCATGTAGTTTATTAGGAGCAAATATCAAGCCCTATATTACTGTGACTGCAGATATAGGCAAGGAAAAATTAGAACAATCTGAGGGTATTTCTTCTAGAGGACATATATCAACATTAGGTGGAGATTTAGCAAATACTGATAGTGGAACGAGAAGTAATGAAGAATTTAGTAGTAATTCTGAAAGGAATATTAATGTTTTTCctggaaaaaatggaaaaaatgttGATTTAAGATGGAAATTagatgaaaaaggaaaactaCGCTGTCCTAGTGACAAACCAGGGGAAGATAAAACAGGACTTTGTATGTACGTGGAAAAATTGGTTAACCAAGATATACTTGTTAGATTAGAGGAATCTGGTGGTTATCGTTTAAATAAGGGAAAGAAATGGCCAGCACaatcattaaaaatagttcttaaaaatgataagatAGGTCAGTTAGCGATAATTAACTCACAGGAATTAAGAAATCCTAAACATCTGCAAGCTTTAAAGGCTCATCAAGCAGTGACtactaatattaaaaatcCAAATTATCATGCACTTCCTAGAAATTATTCAGAATCTATTATATTACAGAATGCTTTTGTGCGTGCTTCCATTGTAGCTTCTTTA tTTACTCCCTTTGGATCATATGtaggtaaaattaaaaaaaaaaaaaatagacatAGATATAATTTAGCTGCTTTACATACTCAAGGATTATCAAAAAGATTCATAAAACGAACTTATAGGCATTCTAACAGAAGGAGATTTAGTGTAGTATATATAGAAGAATGA